The following DNA comes from Rhizobium lusitanum.
GCCTACCGCACCGATATGGTCAAAACCCCGCCGAAGGGATGGAAGGATCTCTGGGAGAACCCGGAATTCAAGGGTCGCATCGGCCTCTATAACTTTGCCAATACGGCCGGCAAGATGGAGCTGATGCTGGCATCGAAGATCTTCGGCAAGGATCAATACGATATTGATGCCGGCTTCAAGGCACTGGAAAAGCTCGGGCCCGTCATACAGGCGGATTTCAATCTGTCGACGGGCCTTGCAGCCGGTGAATTCGTGGTTGCGCCCTTCGATTTCGGGGAAGTGGCGCGCTTGCGATCCCAGGGGTTGCCGGTCGATGTCGTCGTGCCCGAAGAGGGTATGCTGATGTTCGACCAGACGCTGAATATCCTTGCCCACGCCCCGGAAAAGGAACTCGCCTACCAATATGCCGACTTCCTGCTCTCCCCGGAGGGGCAGATACCGCTCATGAAGCAGTTCTTCGTCTCGCCCACCAATTCCAAGGTGGTGGTCCCGGCCGACCTGCAAAAGGATGTGCCGATCTC
Coding sequences within:
- a CDS encoding ABC transporter substrate-binding protein, which gives rise to MMNMNRRQLLAGMGGLAAASMISLPARAQSKTLVVPTLGGAWEQFWRSTLAPAFTAKSGAAVTLDAGNGRVWSANLRAAGAQNPPYSILMTNEAFASSLRKEGFFEKLDLTKLSNYNDLYPLAKKTDGWGAVAMVSPIGIAYRTDMVKTPPKGWKDLWENPEFKGRIGLYNFANTAGKMELMLASKIFGKDQYDIDAGFKALEKLGPVIQADFNLSTGLAAGEFVVAPFDFGEVARLRSQGLPVDVVVPEEGMLMFDQTLNILAHAPEKELAYQYADFLLSPEGQIPLMKQFFVSPTNSKVVVPADLQKDVPISGGTMDKILTWDWNFMNEKQAEFSESWAKVMR